A stretch of the Nakaseomyces glabratus chromosome L, complete sequence genome encodes the following:
- the IRC23 gene encoding Irc23p (CAGL0L09999g~Ortholog(s) have endoplasmic reticulum localization), with amino-acid sequence MVKDYLLLLFRSFVLVVQYSCYAAVALLLIPFLGLYAFDLFLYVYRLVDYSVRLITYRKKLTNREQQASTSSREHLTTEAGTQSTQKISRESGWGSKGLGAGKLFLFYDVGTRVVRHAINSIEGPKHSRTTKSE; translated from the coding sequence ATGGTGAAGGATTATCTGCTGTTACTATTCAGATCATTTGTTCTTGTAGTACAATATAGTTGCTATGCAGCTGTGGCATTACTACTCATACCGTTCCTAGGTCTTTATGCCTTCGATCtatttttatatgtttACCGACTAGTGGATTACTCCGTGCGTCTTATAACGTACAGGAAGAAGCTTACAAACAGGGAACAGCAAGCGAGCACTAGCTCAAGGGAGCATCTCACAACTGAAGCGGGTACACAGTCAACCCAAAAGATATCGCGAGAGTCAGGATGGGGGAGTAAAGGACTAGGTGCCGGCAAGCTTTTCCTATTTTACGACGTAGGTACGAGAGTGGTCAGGCATGCGATCAACTCTATTGAAGGCCCCAAGCACTCAAGAACCACAAAATCAGAGTGA
- the STD1 gene encoding Std1p (CAGL0L10043g~Ortholog(s) have protein kinase activator activity) — MFVSPPPATTTKQVFPKKLPKRLSAIPENNSVSNYSLDNSDNGSIDSDVNMDVDSHISDATTQLQLPLQKTTSNRNDFVSAPPEYADRARLEIKKRLLPSGQTMGHFPTHSSTSRHIQRSRSHSSQSSTSDSQSLFSDNASSYQSSIFSQPSTVFSQNTSSTTNSTHDFLFPHPAKIITQLSLEDALPKSFYDMYAPEILTDPTNLLCNGRPKFTKRELLDWDLNDIRSLLIVEKMKPEWGSQLPEIVTADPNLPKFRFILLPLNSTDETIIQILVNSDLYQEANLDFEFKLTSAKYTVAAARKRHEQLRGYHEEVMQLTKPEWRNIIENYLLNIAVEAQCRFDFKQRCSEFKKWKLQQANLKRPDMPPPSMVPMNHSNKSSGSLLKRALMKNLQLKNMKNEHSQENMMAGPSATPLSNKVLLTKEEKAHIWTQCQTQVYQRLGLDWKPDAMP; from the coding sequence atgttCGTTTCACCACCCCctgcaacaacaacaaagcAGGTATTTCCGAAGAAACTGCCGAAACGATTATCAGCTATACCTGAGAACAACTCAGTGAGCAACTATTCTCTCGATAACAGCGATAATGGGAGTATAGATAGCGATGTGAACATGGATGTGGACTCCCATATATCTGATGCAACAACACAACTACAACTGCCACTACAGAAAACGACAAGCAATAGAAATGATTTCGTGAGTGCCCCACCAGAATATGCCGATAGAGCTAGGTTAGAGATTAAGAAGAGACTGCTTCCCAGTGGTCAAACCATGGGCCACTTTCCAACACATAGCTCGACTAGTCGACACATACAACGCAGCAGAAGTCACAGCTCGCAGTCCTCGACAAGTGATAGCCAGAGTCTTTTTTCTGACAACGCCTCCTCATACCAGTCGAGTATTTTCTCACAGCCTTCTACAGTTTTCTCACAGAACACTTCAAGCACCACCAATAGTACACATGACTTCTTATTCCCACATCCAGCTAAGATAATAACACAACTATCTCTAGAAGATGCTCTTCCGAAGTCCTTCTATGACATGTATGCTCCAGAGATTCTAACTGACCCCACAAACCTGTTATGCAATGGACGTCCCAAGTTTACTAAGAGAGAGCTTCTGGATTGGGACTTGAACGATATAAGGTCGTTGCTTATCGTTGAGAAAATGAAACCAGAGTGGGGGTCACAATTACCGGAAATTGTTACAGCAGACCCTAATCTGCCTAAATTCAGGTTTATACTATTGCCTTTGAACTCTACTGATGAGACTATCATACAGATCCTTGTTAACTCAGACTTATACCAAGAGGCTAACCTGGACTTCGAATTCAAGCTGACTAGTGCTAAATACACTGTTGCAGCCGCTAGAAAGAGGCATGAACAATTAAGAGGCTACCACGAAGAAGTTATGCAGCTAACTAAACCTGAATGGAGAAATATTATCGAGAATTACTTGTTAAATATTGCCGTCGAGGCCCAATGCCGTTTCGATTTCAAGCAGAGATGTTCtgaattcaagaaatggaAATTGCAACAAGCCAATTTGAAGAGACCAGATATGCCTCCACCAAGCATGGTACCTATGAATCACTCGAATAAATCATCTGGAAGTCTTTTGAAAAGGgctctgatgaagaatctgcaattaaaaaatatgaaaaatgaGCATAGTCAGGAAAATATGATGGCTGGTCCATCCGCAACACCTTTGAGCAATAAGGTGCTTCTaaccaaagaagagaaggcCCATATCTGGACCCAATGCCAAACTCAGGTTTACCAAAGGTTAGGCTTGGACTGGAAGCCAGATGCTATGCCTTAG
- the CUE5 gene encoding ubiquitin-binding protein CUE5 (CAGL0L09933g~Ortholog(s) have protein binding, bridging, ubiquitin binding activity, role in ubiquitin-dependent protein catabolic process and cytoplasm localization) has translation MGKKSQKAEKAEDKPVLEKETGEDLDSKQQEPIEEPVEVKQDKDEAKEEDLEEVKEDVGDSAKKDITEDTTTKKVENPLLLQLKEAFPNIEEQYVKAVIIASQGALDPAFNALLFLSDPESGKDIELPREPVQQNPSLPPRRKQTQLEQDEMLARQLDKEYNRKRRGERRHHNEREAGRNYERYNNDDLEEDSWSQFVEKDLPEITARAKGSLQETATKVGTWFNGVKKNFIGEGEENDSAYYQDDSHGRDLDEDYGTYVEQQERRQRRGVQDPGYRRGDEQRLNARHRFNSFGASATDDVEGGISLRDEEFGEDEDEEVPPQLPSRARSNDSKKDSEEVKPQEGKKDKVVAETTYIDTPENKEKTKRKWQPLPPEPLNATPTKVNASTKKNKNESEDEFLINSDEEL, from the coding sequence ATGGGCAAGAAGTCACAGAAGGCCGAAAAGGCTGAGGATAAACCAGTGCTGGAGAAAGAAACAGGCGAGGATCTTGATTCAAAGCAACAAGAGCCAATTGAAGAACCAGTCGAGGTGAAGCAGGACAAGGACGAGGCAAAGGAAGAAGACTTGGAAGAAGTTAAGGAAGATGTCGGTGATTCTGCCAAGAAGGACATTACAGAAGACACAACCACTAAGAAAGTCGAGAACCCACTGCTGTTGCAACTGAAAGAGGCGTTCCCTAACATAGAGGAGCAGTACGTGAAGGCTGTCATAATTGCATCGCAAGGTGCCCTAGACCCAGCTTTCAATGCATTGCTGTTTTTGTCTGATCCCGAATCCGGTAAAGATATAGAGTTGCCTCGTGAGCCAGTGCAACAGAACCCATCTTTACCCCCAAGGAGAAAGCAGACGCAATTGGAACAAGATGAGATGCTGGCCCGTCAATTGGACAAGGAGTACAACCGCAAGCGCAGGGGCGAGCGTCGCCATCACAACGAGCGTGAAGCTGGTAGAAACTACGAGAGATACAACAATGACGACCTGGAGGAGGACTCGTGGTCTCAATTTGTAGAGAAGGATCTCCCAGAGATTACTGCGAGGGCCAAGGGATCGTTGCAAGAAACGGCTACGAAAGTTGGAACTTGGTTTAACGGTGTCAAGAAGAACTTCATTGGTGAAGGTGAAGAGAACGATTCCGCTTATTACCAGGATGATTCACATGGAAGAGACCTAGACGAGGATTACGGGACCTACGTCGAACAACAAGAGCGTCGCCAGAGGAGAGGTGTTCAAGACCCAGGCTACAGAAGGGGTGATGAACAAAGATTAAACGCTAGACATAGATTTAATTCCTTCGGCGCTAGTGCTACGGATGATGTTGAAGGCGGTATTTCTCTGAGAGACGAAGAATTTGGTGAGGACGAGGACGAGGAAGTGCCACCCCAGTTGCCATCCAGAGCTAGAAGCAATGACTCCAAGAAAGACAGCGAAGAAGTGAAGCCTCAAGAAGGTAAAAAGGACAAAGTTGTTGCTGAGACTACCTACATAGACACCCCAGAGAACAAAGAGAAGACCAAGAGGAAATGGCAACCAttaccaccagagccactgAACGCTACCCCTACTAAAGTCAACGCTTCcacaaagaagaataaaaatgaaagcGAGGATGAGTTTTTGATTAACAGTGACGAGGAACTTTAA
- the TOM6 gene encoding Tom6p (CAGL0L10015g~Ortholog(s) have protein channel activity, role in mitochondrial outer membrane translocase complex assembly, protein import into mitochondrial matrix and mitochondrial outer membrane translocase complex localization) — MSSAAMFGMPGAGAAVPQQPKSRFQKFKESPLYTIALNGAFFIGGVAFIQSSLMEMLAPQL, encoded by the coding sequence ATGTCCTCTGCTGCTATGTTCGGAATGCCAGGTGCTGGTGCAGCTGTGCCTCAACAGCCAAAGTCTAGATTTCAAAAGTTCAAGGAATCCCCATTATACACTATTGCTTTGAATGGAGCCTTCTTCATTGGTGGTGTTGCATTCATCCAATCTTCCTTGATGGAGATGCTAGCTCCACAATTGTAA
- a CDS encoding uncharacterized protein (CAGL0L10092g~Putative adhesin-like cell wall protein (adhesin cluster III); predicted GPI-anchor): protein MKYLSVFATFVAILSWACAAVYPDFYEDKVVVLDGMGTEEFILPFDKPLSVRNSSLTLKNFARISLPGGLIVQRNSVFNVIPPIGASKKLNFTVRGVCAIETNSKFTYDSSGNTYEDEADAVNNFVFDIYGDQIGVQVYKDCSMSVTLPTIKNGIPNYRGESPNIRMAGVAPDQTALELRYISCMIISGKLDLLSPGSKTGSQFDKPLWRMDFGLSGLPKSSPNTPSILRDDMSGKITCEGILAVYNDMFSFTNNAVLHTLGYIGYSVVSPITLDLSMGPIRRPTNYEYLVALPAGQDGITLTGYKYTADTDISDAHQYLFYYFYDNDATKEDEISVSTDNSDVRILHSNPSQTVTVHGDSALNIGYYKGDRIDSFVGFDGLDFSKYKKELAVYFYESFQYSSTTTTKSDEYTTEIIEIIVSGTLGIDNKPSPVTISSTIYNQLRETTETVDLGNGVTEYHVLDYFPVPQDDKEHPYGTSTKIITYSPPPVTITATTAADYVETDWISFFITTNDKGEIITDSTLFNATRDYNLPEAPHTSFGPAPPAETKTVDLGNEVTEYLVISYWTTTNEFGGLITTSSTRTYSPPPVTITATTAADYVETDWISFFITTNDKGEIITDSTLFNATRDYNLPEAPHTSFGPAPPAETKTVDLGNEVTEYLVISYWTTTNEFGGLITTSSTRTYSPPPVTITATTAADYVETDWISFFITTNDKGEIITDSTLFNATRDYNLPEAPHLSSSMKDVLPESEADYTTTIDKGNGEFETDLVSHITTKDSDGKPTTITTTIPLKPSEAGEAGEADYTTTIVSDGHTITEVVSHVTTTDSDGKTITYITTMASYDQVDEGVFTSPAPYSQPPVVTTTITEDDGSSKTVVISYFPSEGEDGVTRTGTTTVSTITPGEADYTTTIVSDGHTITEVVSHVTTTDSDGKTITYITTMASYDQVDEGVFTSPAPYSQPPVVTTTITEDDGSSKTVVISYFPSEGEDGVTRTGTTTVSTITPGEADYTTTIVSDGHTITEVVSHVTTTDSDGKTITYITTMASYDQVDEGVFTSPAPYSQPPVVTTTITEDDGSSKTVVISYFPSEGEDGVTRTGTTTVSTITPGEADYTTTIVSDGHTITEVVSHVTTTDSDGKTITYTTTIFSNDWLLVDSELDVTSNYPTSFVSKENPYTTVDAQSTISSNSGNTVVTTKTPANGNENQGLSSVNGTSVSSGRNTFRSVSLIITNTLGSAGPINKPSYSTTSASSSVPQEVAGDSSKYGENVSSVGIMLPQMSKPHASSASISVLHSSSRPVISTGSRPSDVSARPTENTPAFGSIPVQSGAENDASVSSTNDNQNTHTAQSRIQQLGKTSSDLGTTALVLPSSSDVNISHTGGPSDTQIASVLQGSGFKIKVKSEVMILLVTVFLFLGFL from the coding sequence ATGAAATATCTAAGTGTGTTTGCTACATTTGTGGCCATTTTATCCTGGGCATGTGCTGCGGTGTATCCTGATTTCTATGAAGATAAAGTGGTAGTACTGGATGGTATGGGCACAGAAGAATTTATTCTACCCTTTGATAAACCATTATCTGTACGTAACTCAAGTCtaactttgaaaaattttgctCGCATAAGCCTTCCCGGGGGTCTTATTGTCCAACGTAACTCAGTATTTAATGTTATTCCTCCTATTGGCGCTAGTAAGAAATTGAACTTCACAGTGCGGGGTGTATGTGCTATAGAAACTAACTCAAAATTCACATATGATAGTAGCGGAAACACCTATGAGGATGAGGCCGATGCTGTGaacaattttgtttttgatatttatgGAGATCAAATTGGAGTACAGGTGTACAAGGATTGTTCCATGAGTGTCACTCTTCCAACCATAAAAAATGGTATACCAAACTACCGAGGAGAATCCCCAAATATTCGTATGGCTGGTGTAGCTCCAGATCAAACAGCACTTGAATTGCGCTATATCTCTTGTATGATCATCAGCGGAAAATTAGATCTGTTGTCACCAGGTAGTAAGACTGGATCTCAGTTTGATAAACCTCTTTGGAGAATGGACTTTGGATTGAGTGGATTACCCAAAAGTAGCCCGAATACTCCAAGTATTTTGAGAGATGATATGTCGGGGAAAATAACATGTGAAGGGATACTGGCTGTTTATAATGACATGTTTTCATTTACAAATAATGCTGTGTTGCATACATTGGGGTATATTGGGTATTCCGTTGTATCACCAATCACTTTGGATCTGAGCATGGGGCCAATTCGTAGGCCAACAAACTATGAATATCTAGTGGCATTGCCAGCGGGGCAAGACGGCATCACACTGACAGGCTATAAATACACAGCAGATACCGATATAAGCGATGCTCATCAGTACCTGTTCTACTATTTCTACGACAATGATGCTACCAAAGAAGACGAGATTAGTGTATCTACTGACAATTCCGATGTAAGGATTTTGCATTCCAACCCATCACAAACTGTGACAGTGCATGGTGATAGCGCCCTGAATATTGGATACTACAAAGGCGACAGAATCGACTCATTTGTAGGCTTCGATGGTCTAGACTTTAGCAAATACAAGAAGGAGTTAGCGGTATACTTTTATGAGTCCTTTCAATACTCATCTACCACGACAACGAAGTCTGATGAGTATACCACTGAAATTATCGAGATCATTGTGTCAGGAACACTTGGAATAGATAACAAGCCCTCTCCGGTAACGATTAGTTCAACAATTTATAACCAACTACGCGAAACAACTGAGACAGTCGACTTAGGAAATGGAGTGACGGAATATCATGTACTAGATTATTTCCCAGTTCCTCAAGATGATAAAGAGCATCCATATGGGACGAGTACTAAAATAATTACATACAGTCCgccacctgtgacgatcaccGCCACCACTGCCgcggactatgttgagaccgactggatctcgttcttcatcaccacgaatgataagggtgagattattactgacagcacactgttcaatgctacgcgtgactacaacttgcctgaggctcctcacacgtcgttcgggcctgcacctcctgccgagaccaagactgttgatctgggcaacgaagtgactgagtacctggtcatcagctactggacgaccaccaacgagtttggtgggttgatcaccaccagcagcaccaggacgtacagtcccccacctgtgacgatcacagccaccactgccgcggactatgttgagaccgactggatctcgttcttcatcaccacgaatgataagggtgagattattactgacagcacactgttcaatgctacgcgtgactacaacttgcctgaggctcctcacacgtcgttcgggcctgcacctcctgccgagaccaagactgttgatctgggcaacgaagtgactgagtacctggtcatcagctactggacgaccaccaacgagtttggtgggttgatcaccaccagcagcaccaggacgtacagtcccccacctgtgacgatcacagccaccactgccgcggactatgttgagaccgactggatctcgttcttcatcaccacgaatgataagggtgagattattactgacagcacactgttcaatgctacgcgtgactacaacttgcctgaggctcctCATTTATCTTCTAGCATGAAAGATGTTCTACCTGAGAGTGAGGCTGATTACACGACGACtattgacaagggcaacggtgagtttgagaccgaccttgtttcgcacatcactacgaaggactctgacggcaagcctacgacgattACCACtacgatcccattgaagccaagtgaagccggcgaggccggcgaggccgactacacgacgacgatcgtATCAGATGGACACACGATCACGGAGGTAGTATCTCATGTCACAACTACAGACTCTGATGGGAAGACCATTACATACATCACCACGATGGCGTCATATGATCAAGTAGATGAGGGTGTGTTCACGTCACCTgcaccttactcacagccaccagtcGTGACGACTACAATTACTGAGGATGACGGCAGTAGCAAgactgttgtgatctcttacttCCCATCTGAAGGCGAGGATGGAGTGACCCGTACTGGCACAACGACTGTGTCGACCATCACACCTGGAGAagccgactacacgacgacgatcgtATCAGATGGACACACGATCACGGAGGTAGTATCTCATGTCACAACTACAGACTCTGATGGGAAGACCATTACATACATCACCACGATGGCGTCATATGATCAAGTAGATGAGGGTGTGTTCACGTCACCTgcaccttactcacagccaccagtcGTGACGACTACAATTACTGAGGATGACGGCAGTAGCAAgactgttgtgatctcttacttCCCATCTGAAGGCGAGGATGGAGTGACCCGTACTGGCACAACGACTGTGTCGACCATCACACCTGGAGAagccgactacacgacgacgatcgtATCAGATGGACACACGATCACGGAGGTAGTATCTCATGTCACAACTACAGACTCTGATGGGAAGACCATTACATACATCACCACGATGGCGTCATATGATCAAGTAGATGAGGGTGTGTTCACGTCACCTgcaccttactcacagccaccagtcGTGACGACTACAATTACTGAGGATGACGGCAGTAGCAAgactgttgtgatctcttacttCCCATCTGAAGGCGAGGATGGAGTGACCCGTACTGGCACAACGACTGTGTCGACCATCACACCTGGAGAagccgactacacgacgacgatcgtATCAGATGGACACACGATCACGGAGGTAGTATCTCATGTCACAACTACAGACTCTGATGGGAAGACCATTACATACACGACCACGATATTCAGTAACGATTGGTTGTTAGTGGATTCTGAGTTAGACGTTACATCGAATTACCCTACTTCATTTGTTTCCAAGGAAAATCCTTATACCACAGTGGATGCGCAAAGCACTATCTCTAGCAATTCTGGAAACACGGTCGTCACTACAAAGACGCCAGCCAATGGTAATGAGAATCAAGGATTATCTTCTGTTAATGGAACTTCAGTTTCTAGTGGACGCAATACTTTCCGTTCAGTGTCATTGATAATCACAAATACTTTAGGATCCGCAGGGCCGATAAACAAGCCTTCTTATAGTACTACTTCTGCATCGAGTTCTGTGCCACAGGAAGTTGCGGGGGACAGTTCTAAATATGGCGAAAATGTATCATCTGTGGGCATTATGCTACCTCAAATGTCTAAACCACATGCCTCATCTGCTTCAATCTCAGTTCTTCATAGTTCATCACGTCCAGTTATTTCTACGGGATCTAGGCCATCCGATGTTTCTGCCCGCCCTACCGAAAACACGCCGGCATTTGGATCAATACCGGTTCAAAGCGGCGCTGAGAATGATGCTTCCGTGAGTTCGACAAATGATAACCAGAATACACATACAGCACAGTCACGAATTCAACAGTTAGGAAAGACTTCCAGCGATTTAGGGACCACTGCATTAGTATTACCGTCAAGCTCCGATGTTAACATCAGCCATACCGGAGGGCCATCGGACACTCAAATAGCTTCTGTTTTACAAGGTTCTGGTTTTAAGATCAAGGTCAAATCAGAAGTTATGATTCTTTTAGTAACTGTGTTTCTCTTTTTAGGATTCTTGTGA
- the DBP5 gene encoding ATP-dependent RNA helicase DBP5 (CAGL0L10021g~Ortholog(s) have RNA helicase activity, RNA-dependent ATPase activity, inositol hexakisphosphate binding activity and role in poly(A)+ mRNA export from nucleus, translational termination), whose product MSATEDKKDPASMLAELKLDKDEGNKTPETKTPESNSAETKTTEEVKELKNPFTQKKEDVENDAAEEKTNEVNKDDAKDERENKDTNLIKSEYEVKVNLADLQADPNSPLYSVKSFDELGLSPELLKGIYAMKFQKPSKIQERALPLLLSNPPRNMIAQSQSGTGKTAAFSLTMLSRVDETQNVPQAICLAPSRELARQTLEVIQEMGKYTKITTQLIVPDSFEKNTKINANVVVGTPGTLLDLIRRKLIQLQNVKIFVLDEADNMLDKQGLGDQCIRVKKFLPKDTQLVLFSATFADAVKAYAQKVIPNANTLELQRNEVNVKAIKQLYMDCNDEAHKYEVLCELYGLLTIGSSIIFVAKKDTANLLYGKLKHEGHQVSILHSDLRTDERDRLIDDFREGRSKVLITTNVLARGIDIPSVSMVVNYDLPTLPNGMPDYATYVHRIGRTGRFGRTGVAISFVHDKKSFKILSAIQDYFKDIELTRVPTDDWDEVEDIVKKVLKQ is encoded by the coding sequence ATGAGCGCTACTGAAGATAAGAAGGACCCAGCTTCCATGCTTGCTGAATTGAAGCTAGACAAGGATGAGGGCAATAAAACCCCAGAAACCAAGACTCCGGAATCCAACAGCGCAGAAACTAAAACTACAGAAGAGGtgaaagaattgaagaatCCATTCActcaaaagaaagaagatgtTGAGAATGATGCTGCAGAGGAGAAGACGAATGAAGTTAATAAGGATGATGCCAAGGATGAGAGAGAGAACAAAGATACTAATCTGATCAAATCCGAATACGAAGTCAAGGTGAATCTAGCTGATCTGCAGGCTGATCCAAACTCTCCATTGTACAGTGTTAAGTCTTTCGATGAATTAGGGCTATCTCCTGAGCTTTTGAAGGGTATTTACGCTATGAAGTTCCAAAAGCCTTCCAAGATTCAAGAAAGAGCACTGCCACTACTTTTATCTAATCCACCAAGAAATATGATTGCCCAATCTCAATCAGGTACCGGTAAGACAGctgcattttctttgacCATGCTCTCCCGTGTCGATGAAACTCAAAACGTTCCACAAGCTATTTGTTTAGCACCATCAAGAGAATTGGCCAGACAAACTCTAGAAGTCATTCAAGAAATGGgtaaatatacaaaaataacTACTCAATTGATTGTTCCAGAttcatttgaaaagaacACAAAGATTAATGCCAATGTAGTAGTTGGTACTCCAGGTACTTTATTAGATTTGATCCGTAGAAAACTGATCCAATTACAAAATgtgaaaatatttgttcttgatgaagCAGACAATATGTTAGATAAACAAGGTCTGGGTGATCAGTGTATCAGAGTAAAGAAGTTCCTACCAAAGGATACGCAATTAGTTCTATTCAGTGCCACTTTTGCTGATGCTGTGAAGGCCTATGCACAAAAGGTTATTCCGAACGCCAACACACTGGAGcttcaaagaaatgaagTGAATGTTAAGGCTATTAAGCAGTTATATATGGACTGTAATGATGAAGCTCACAAGTACGAAGTTTTGTGCGAACTTTACGGTTTGCTAACCATCGGATCATCCATCATCTTTGTTGCTAAGAAGGATACTGCCAACCTCTTATATGGAAAATTGAAGCATGAAGGCCATCAAGTCTCCATTTTACACAGTGATTTGAGAACAGACGAGAGAGACAGACTAATCGATGACTTCAGAGAAGGTAGATCTAAGGTTCTAATTACAACCAATGTCCTGGCGCGTGGTATTGATATTCCATCGGTTTCCATGGTTGTTAACTACGATCTTCCAACTTTACCAAACGGAATGCCAGACTACGCTACATATGTGCACAGAATTGGTAGAACTGGTAGATTTGGTAGAACCGGTGTGGCTATCTCCTTTGTTCATGACAAGAAGTCTTTCAAGATATTATCTGCTATCCAAGACTATTTCAAGGACATCGAACTAACCCGTGTTCCAACAGATGACTGGgatgaagttgaagatattgttaAAAAGGTattgaaacaatga